A part of Oncorhynchus clarkii lewisi isolate Uvic-CL-2024 chromosome 17, UVic_Ocla_1.0, whole genome shotgun sequence genomic DNA contains:
- the LOC139370390 gene encoding hexokinase-1-like, with translation MIAAQLLAYYFTELKDDQVKKIDKYLYSMRFSDETLHDIKCRFRRELENGLGRDTHTTATVKMLPTFVRSIPDGSEKGDFLALDLGGSNFRILRVKVTQDKKQPVQMESLVYETPEDIIHGSGTQLFDHVAECLGDFMEKQKIKDKKLPVGFTFSFPCAQTKLDEAVLVTWTKKFKVSGVEGMDVVKLLNKAIKKRGDYEADIMAVVNDTTGTMMTCGFDDQRCEVGIIIGTGTNACYMEELRHIDLVEGDEGRMCINTEWGAFGDDGSLEDLRTEFDREIDRGSLNPGKQLFEKMASGMFMGELVRLILVKMAKEGLLFEGRITPELLTKGKIETKHVSAIEKSKEGLTKCKEILTRLGVEPSQEDCVAVQHVCTIVSFRSANLIAATLGGILTRLKDNKGVARLRTTVGIDGSMYKMHPQYARRLHKTVRRLVPDSDVRFLLSESGSAKGAAMVTAVAYRLADQTRQIAQTLAEFRLSKAQLLEVKKRMRTEIENGLGKKTHDSATVKMLPTYVRSTPDGTENGDFLALDLGGTNFRVLLVKIRSGKRRTVEMHNKIYAIPIEVMQGTGEELFDHIVHCISDFLDYMGMKSARLPLGFTFSFPCHQKSLDAGILVNWTKGFKCTDCEGEDVVELLREGIKRKEEFDLDVVAVVNDTVGTMMTCAYEEPTCEVGLIAGTGSNACYMEEMRNIETVEGNEGRMCVNMEWGAFGDNGCLDDIRTQYDCAVDENSLNEGKQRYEKMCSGMYLGEIVRNILIDLTKRGFLFRGKISETLKTRGIFETKFLSQIESDRLALLQVRAILQQLGLDSTCDDSIIVKEVCSTVSLRAAQICGAGMAGVVDKIRENRGLDHLDVTVGVDGTLYKLHPHFSRIFHQTVKELAPKCNVNFLLSEDGSGKGAALITAVGCRQRAQEAQQAAQQA, from the exons AAAAGGGGGATTTCTTAGCTCTGGATCTGGGTGGCTCCAACTTCCGTATCCTGCGCGTGAAGGTGACACAAGACAAGAAGCAGCCGGTTCAGATGGAAAGCCTAGTCTACGAGACCCCTGAGGACATTATCCATGGGAGTGGGACGCAG CTCTTTGACCATGTCGCAGAATGCCTTGGTGACTTCATGGAGAAGCAAAAGATCAAGGATAAAAAACTCCCTGTAGGATTCACATTCTCCTTCCCATGTGCACAAACTAAACTGGACGAG GCCGTCTTAGTGACTTGGACAAAGAAGTTTAAAGTGAGTGGTGTAGAAGGCATGGACGTTGTGAAGCTTCTGAACAAGGCCATCAAGAAACGAGGG GACTATGAAGCTGACATCATGGCAGTGGTCAATGACACAACCGGAACAATGATGACCTGTGGGTTCGACGATCAACGATGTGAAGTTGGCATTATCATAG GTACTGGTACTAATGCCTGCTACATGGAGGAGCTGCGTCACATTGACTTGGTGGAGGGAGACGAGGGCAGGATGTGCATCAACACAGAGTGGGGGGCGTTCGGGGACGACGGGTCCCTGGAGGACCTCCGTACAGAATTTGACCGGGAGATCGACCGAGGCTCCCTCAACCCTGGGAAACAGCT GTTTGAGAAGATGGCCAGCGGGATGTTTATGGGAGAGCTGGTCCGCCTCATCCTGGTAAAGATGGCCAAGGAGGGACTGCTGTTCGAGGGTCGGATAACCCCTGAGCTTCTGACAAAAGGGAAGATCGAAACGAAGCATGTTTCAGCCATTGAGAA GAGCAAGGAAGGCCTGACCAAATGCAAAGAGATTCTAACGAGGCTTGGTGTGGAGCCTTCTCAAGAGGACTGTGTTGCCGTACAACACGTGTGCACTATCGTATCCTTCCGCTCTGCGAACCTCATCGCAGCTACACTGGGAGGTATCCTTACTCGGCTGAAGGACAACAAGGGAGTCGCCCGCCTGCGCACCACTGTGGGCATTGATGGGTCGATGTACAAGATGCACCCTCA atATGCCCGGCGTCTCCACAAGACGGTGCGGCGTTTGGTGCCCGACTCTGACGTCCGTTTCCTGCTGTCCGAGAGCGGAAGTGCCAAGGGTGCTGCGATGGTGACGGCGGTAGCTTACCGTCTGGCCGACCAGACGCGCCAGATCGCCCAGACACTGGCCGAGTTCCGTCTGAGCAAAGCCCAGCTGCTGGAggtgaagaagaggatgaggacaGAGATCGAGAACGGCCTGGGGAAAAAGACCCACGACTCAGCCACAGTCAAGATGCTGCCCACCTACGTGCGCAGCACGCCTGACGGAACAG AAAATGGGGATTTTCTGGCACTGGATCTGGGAGGGACAAACTTCCGGGTGCTGCTGGTTAAGATCCGTAGTGGGAAAAGGCGTACAGTGGAGATGCACAACAAAATCTACGCCATTCCCATCGAGGTCATGCAGGGCACAGGAGAGGAG CTCTTTGACCACATTGTGCACTGCATCTCTGACTTCCTGGACTACATGGGCATGAAGAGTGCCCGTCTGCCTCTGGGCTTCACCTTTTCCTTCCCCTGCCACCAGAAGAGCCTGGATGCA GGTATCCTTGTGAACTGGACCAAAGGCTTCAAATGCACAGACTGTGAGGGTGAAGACGTGGTGGAGCTTCTCCGGGAGGGCATcaagaggaaagag gagTTTGATCTGGATGTGGTAGCTGTGGTGAACGACACTGTTGGAACAATGATGACGTGTGCATATGAAGAGCCCACCTGTGAGGTTGGACTTATTGCAG GGACAGGCAGTAACGCGTGTTAcatggaggagatgaggaacatAGAGACGGTGGAGGGGAACGAGGGACGCATGTGCGTCAACATGGAGTGGGGCGCCTTTGGGGACAATGGGTGCCTGGACGATATCAGGACGCAGTACGACTGCGCCGTGGACGAGAACTCACTCAACGAGGGCAAACAGAG GTATGAGAAGATGTGTAGCGGCATGTACCTGGGAGAAATTGTGAGGAACATCCTGATTGACCTGACCAAGCGCGGCTTCCTGTTCCGTGGAAAGATCTCTGAGACGCTGAAGACCAGAGGCATCTTTGAGACCAAGTTCCTGTCCCagatagagag CGATCGCCTGGCCTTGCTGCAGGTCAGGGCcatcctacagcagctgggtCTGGACAGCACATGTGACGACAGTATCATCGTCAAGGAGGTATGCAGCACCGTGTCCCTCCGTGCGGCTCAGATCTGCGGAGCCGGAATGGCCGGCGTGGTGGACAAGATTCGTGAGAACAGAGGGCTGGACCACCTAGACGTCACTGTGGGGGTTGACGGAACACTCTACAAACTGCACCCACA CTTTTCCCGGATCTTCCACCAGACAGTGAAGGAGCTCGCCCCTAAGTGTAACGTCAACTTCCTGTTGTCGGAGGATGGGAGCGGCAAGGGTGCAGCCCTCATCACAGCCGTGGGCTGTCGCCAGAGAGCGCAAGAGGCGCAGCAAGCGGCTCAGCAAGCGTAA